gatagCCTTTATCAGATAATTTCTTTATTCAATGCATAGGCTAGGTCTATTctaattttgtacttcatttcaagaatttagtccaggctacttatcaaccgaagatatgtcactgaaaattgcactaatgagattgtaaacaaattgctaaaccatacctgactttaCGTCTTTAACAGGTAAATTTCAAGAGGGAACTGCGGTTTTCGTTAATCTGTGATAgcttctctggtaaagttgtggtagcagttcatgTTAAAGATTTCTTTTGTAATCTTCTGTCCGGAAGTGGACAGAACAAATACTGGCACCCTTAACATCAATGCTATCACTTCTTTTATATACTACATTAATCCATACTTCCGACACCTCGGGGttttagggaacctgtgaaaacaaatccctttctgtttggaactattagtgcacccaaatatagaacacacacccataatcgtgaactgcaacaatgcaactgacggagtgacaagtgcatcgcccagtcgatgtgctccagtgacgtcactgagagaGGGAAACTAGCAATCGGATCCTTCGGTGAACGCACCTTATGTTATTCCGTCTAGCTGTTACCAATTTtggatggcgatcacgagtgtagtcctatactctgtttttttccatctgtccacccgcctgtggtgtgtgcgtatggcaacactgtgtcccgggctttagatggtgGTCTtgtttagatagttacattcagtttacactcaacaacaataataatatcctatttcgaatattaacggtgtaactcgcatacagtaaattattagaacacatttcagttgcaaatgtacacctagatatccttttatttacctaaaacttacacataccgtaaatatttaaagaccgggacgcagtgttaccatgcgaagaCACCACAGGCgcatggacagatgaaaaaaaacagagtatagtcatagaTTTGCCTGCCTGTCTTGGACTGCTTGATCTGGTAACATTGTTAAAAGCGAGAGAATCACGGGCAAATCCAAGTGCCCGTCGTCTCTTTCCCCTCGTGTGGAATGGattttagaaataaatgtaattaatgtattttttaatacttccctatttattattcatcattcttggttttctccttttggcaACCACTTTAGTTAAGGTGATGTCTTGCGTTCTATTCTTCCTGCAGGTTAGATGTCACGGAAGTCAATCTCGTGGGACCTGATAGCAAGGGGAACTGCAATAACGACGTCCTTAAATTCTCTCAGGACATCAAATGGACGCAAGTCTGCGGCATCACACAAAATACACATTGTGAGTTTTGGCTTTTAGGCTTTGTTGCTATGCGCTTGCATCAGTGATTAAATGGTACAGTCGATGAATGTTTTGATTTAGCAATTGCATTGCTACTATGGTGGACTACCTCTGCAGGGGCATCATTTTTGGAGTcccaatccacacacacacatatatatataagtatatatttaatataactaCCTCTATAATATAGCTATCTCGTTTTCCCTCCAGTCTATTTGGACGTGGATCCCACGGTCAGCGGAACCCTGGACTTCACCTTCACGACGGACGGGACGAGTTACAATCGTCGTTGGCGGATGAAAGTCTCCCAGATCTGCTGTGACCAGCTTTCCATGGGTAGGTGGACGAAggagagactgactgactgatctgCTTTGATGCAAAGACAAAGATAACATTACTTTTGTAAGCTTGAGTGACCTGAGTCATTTTCTATGCTACTGCAAATAGCGTCGAGAGTTTGTTTCCGCAATGGAGAGCTGACATCATCGGCCTGGAATGTCTTAGAATTTCTTAATTTTGCTAAATTCTGGAACTTCCATAACAAGAAATAACTTGCAAATACGCATCCACTATTCATTCAAAGTTATTACAGTTTTAGATATTTGCAGCTGCCTGTACCTCATaacttattcttttattacagtTTATAAAGTCTTAATGACCAGTGGATATTGACTTTAATTTTCTTATCTATGTAATAGGATGCGTCCTTTCGTAAAAATGCTTCAAATCAGTACtcaacttcttttattttggttctatattcaattaaaaaGGATAGAATGGTGCATTAGCTTTAAAACAACGCTAtctttaatgtgtgtgtgtgtgtgtgtgtgttgtgtgtgtgtgagagagagagagagagagagagagatctcccaTGATTTATTTTAGTAATCAACCTTTCCTCTAaaaattcctgagagagagagagagagagagagagagagagaggagagagagagagagagagaatttgctatTATGATTCTTAGTAGCCATTGTTCCCCTGTAAAATCTTAGAAATAAAGTGAGCGAGATTTGCTCTTATTATGCCACCTTGACATGCCAAATCTCAGAATGACTTGGTACGTAAGCGCTGTCCTATGTCAAAACTGGCGGGACATTTCACTGACCGAAATCTGGCATTGCAGCTCCCATGGGGTGCGGCCAGTACTTCACCTCGACCACAGGCTCCATCACCGGGTGGAACAGTCAGGGGAACCCGGATTTCTATCTCTCCGGGCAGAACTACGCCATTTGCCTGAGACAAGAACTCAACACGTGTTCGGTAAGGAGAAACAGGCTATCTTTTCAGTCACTCCTATACGAAAATGAagtctttcttctccctaatgAAAATCAGTAATCATACACGTATTTTTTTTGCTGTGTATCTAATCACCTCTAACAAGCACAAATCTTTTAGGTTTCTTGACAGTGCACGTGAATAAGAAATCTTCGATgacttttctcttcttcttcattagaCTGGACACCAAATTTCCTAAGTAAACCACATCTGGTCTGATTGGATTGGATTgaagtatagaatttaggccaaagtggTAAAAAGGAAATAGACAgcaagaaggtctgaaaggcgttacaggaagaaaaaaattgttagagagggcggaaattcagataaaaaaaaagagagagagagagaccatgaacagaggtacagaaaAAGAGATGAGAGGTtacagataggggccgaagggatgctgcaaagaaccttaaaagcaatgcctacagtgtaccgcgtgaggtgcactgatagtaCTACTCCCTACGGGATTATCTGGTCTGATGCAGTacttcttcaatatttttttcttttgaaatttaaaaCGACTTTTTGCTACTTGTCGACACTTAGTCTCCACCCATAGTTACTGGGTATTGTGTTTATTAAAgttaataatactattaacatGGGAAAGAGAATCTTTGGTAATAAACCTGAATATTAAAAGttgtattttttatctaaaatatcACAGACAAACGACAGAAAAATACATAGGTTATTTTCACGTGGTATTTCCTTTTGTATCTTAttcctccttttttttgtttaaatatgggAATTCATATAGATTTTCTACTTCTGAGTAAAGAAAGTGTGAAAAAGTCAATGAACTACTTGGGAAAGGTGTTAGTAGCATAATCTATTTGATTTCATTAATTCAACTAAAGACAGTGCTCATTATTTCATGGGTCAGTCAAGCATCCAAGTACGTTGACAATTTGACAGTTAACTGACTGCTTCAGAGATTAAACCAGATAGCCGTGAATTCGACGTTGACACCGAATGCAGCTAAAGTTAAGACACGATCAAAATGCTCTTACGATCGAAAACTTTCCAATTGGTTCGTTTCTTCTCGCCCAACAGACGACATACTTGGAAACGACCCCTTCGGGTGAATCCTTTTACCCCTTCTGCGGAGACACTTTGGAATGGCCTGGAGTCCACGATCCAGCTTCGACGACAAACAGAGATCAGACATGTTTGCCAGTTGGACTTACCGGATCTCCATTAATTGTGAGTATGAAATAACTATTTAAATCATACACGCGCTTCCGAGCCGTTTGGCGGTCATTATTAGATTTGTATAATATTCATAGTTATTTGTTGCAAATTTTGATTATTCTTCGTATTGTAGACCTATAATTGCACCCAAAAACACTCCCCCACGAGTCTCAAGTATTCAGGAGCATGGAATAACGTTTCCATACAACCATGAGAGTCTAGAGAAATAGAAGCATAACACAGATTGCCATCGTTACTGGCATCATTTTCAGGGCGACC
This window of the Macrobrachium nipponense isolate FS-2020 chromosome 5, ASM1510439v2, whole genome shotgun sequence genome carries:
- the LOC135215741 gene encoding uncharacterized protein LOC135215741; the encoded protein is MRTMGFFPLLLTATFLCVPSSGDQFTSVSRADRFLSLFSVIRFKNSMCSGSSGLSGTCYTYKSCVNNGGTSSGSCADGFGTCCVTQLACGSRTANNCTYIESPNYPDFFNEARTCVQTISLNADACQVRLDVTEVNLVGPDSKGNCNNDVLKFSQDIKWTQVCGITQNTHFYLDVDPTVSGTLDFTFTTDGTSYNRRWRMKVSQICCDQLSMAPMGCGQYFTSTTGSITGWNSQGNPDFYLSGQNYAICLRQELNTCSTTYLETTPSGESFYPFCGDTLEWPGVHDPASTTNRDQTCLPVGLTGSPLIAPITIQQQGPHYFYFVTKDTANEHTLTDKLIGNINIAYTQNAC